One genomic window of Arachis stenosperma cultivar V10309 chromosome 10, arast.V10309.gnm1.PFL2, whole genome shotgun sequence includes the following:
- the LOC130956462 gene encoding metacaspase-1-like, giving the protein MDTYADDREEKDPMRIPTKRNIVQAMKWLVEGSQAGDSLVFYFSGHGAREVDRSGDEIDGYDEAICPLDYEREGNIIDDQINATIVRPLPHGAKLHAIVDASFSGTVLDLPFICTTNRKGNYVWTNKKRRRGGYRGTKGGLAVCISACSDDGKAAETSAFSGMESSGVFTYSFIRAMQEEPPHLTYAALLNAMRSTIREASKGQFGLIGRHNSIDTPLQYAHEPQLSSSDKFDVYYKPVLM; this is encoded by the exons ATGGATACATATGCAGATGACAGAGAAGAGAAGGATCCAATGCGAATCCCAACAAAACGGAACATCGTACAGGCGATGAAGTGGTTGGTGGAAGGTTCCCAGGCAGGGGATTCACTGGTCTTCTATTTCTCTGGCCACGGAGCCAGGGAAGTGGACCGTAGCGGCGATGAGATCGACGGCTATGATGAAGCCATATGTCCCCTCGATTACGAGAGAGAGGGAAACATAATCGACGACCAGATCAACGCCACAATTGTTAGGCCTTTGCCTCATGGTGCCAAACTCCATGCCATCGTTGATGCAAGCTTTAGCGGCACTGTTCTTGATCTCCCATTTATTTGCACAACCAACCG AAAAGGAAATTATGTATGGACGAATAAGAAAAGGCGCAGAGGTGGTTACAGAGGCACAAAGGGAGGACTAGCAGTTTGCATCTCAGCTTGTAGTGACGACGGAAAAGCTGCCGAAACGTCGGCGTTTAGCGGCATGGAAAGCAGCGGTGTCTTCACCTACAGTTTCATCAGAGCCATGCAAGAGGAGCCTCCTCACTTGACTTATGCTGCCTTGCTCAACGCCATGCGCTCCACAATCCGTGAAGCTAGTAAGGGGCAATTTGGTCTTATTGGCCGACACAATAGCATCGACACTCCCCTGCAATATGCTCAT GAGCCACAATTGTCGTCATCTGACAAATTTGACGTTTATTATAAGCCGGTTTTAATGTAG
- the LOC130954092 gene encoding metacaspase-1-like, translated as MLACRRERCMQCGRPVLVPVQGYYVSVLCYGCQDYSQPQPNYLLPNRTSPYIDLAPGFPRPCPPQPPPPPASPYGKKRAVLFGISYGKRVNKIKGAVNDAHCMKYFLIDKLGFPTDSIRLLTDDPEERNPLRIPTKHNMRMAMRWLVEGCRPGDSLLFYYSGHGSREVDHDMDELDGYDEAICPVDYEHEGKIIDDEINATIVRPLPRGAKLHALVDTCFSGTVLDLPFMCRMNRKGYYGWEDHRTRRGAFKGTSGGVAVCISACDDDGNAADTSAFSGMESAGALTYNFIQAMQGEAKMTYGRLLNAMRSTIRNAKEGHFGHQAEEYGYGRMDSRLHYAHEPQLSSSHMFEIYSKPILL; from the exons ATGTTGGCATGTAGAAGAGAAAGATGCATGCAATGTGGAAGGCCTGTGTTGGTGCCAGTGCAAGGCTATTATGTTTCCGTTCTGTGTTATGGCTGCCAAGACTATTCACAACCACAACCTAACTACCTTTTACCAAATAGAACTTCTCCCTACATCGATTTGGCTCCTGGCTTTCCGAGGCCTTGCCCGCCCCAGCCACCGCCACCTCCTGCTTCTCCATATGGTAAGAAGAGGGCTGTGTTGTTTGGTATTAGCTATGGTAAGCGAGTTAACAAGATCAAAGGTGCTGTGAATGATGCTCACTGCATGAAGTACTTTCTCATTGACAAGTTGGGTTTCCCTACCGATTCCATTCGCTTGCTCACAG ATGATCCGGAGGAGAGAAACCCACTAAGGATCCCAACAAAGCACAACATGAGAATGGCGATGAGGTGGTTGGTAGAAGGTTGCCGGCCAGGGGATTCATTGCTGTTCTACTACTCCGGTCACGGATCCAGAGAAGTGGATCATGACATGGATGAGCTTGATGGGTATGACGAAGCAATCTGCCCTGTTGATTATGAGCATGAGGGAAAGATAATTGATGATGAGATCAACGCAACAATCGTCCGCCCTCTGCCACGTGGCGCCAAGCTCCACGCCCTTGTTGATACATGCTTTAGCGGCACTGTTCTTGATTTACCCTTCATGTGCAGGATGAACCG GAAAGGTTATTATGGATGGGAAGATCACAGAACCCGGAGAGGTGCATTCAAAGGCACAAGTGGAGGAGTAGCTGTTTGCATTTCAGCTTGTGATGATGATGGAAATGCAGCCGATACATCG GCATTTAGCGGCATGGAAAGTGCAGGAGCTTTGACTTACAATTTCATTCAAGCCATGCAAGGTGAAGCTAAAATGACTTATGGGCGCTTGCTGAATGCCATGCGGTCTACAATCCGCAATGCTAAGGAAGGACATTTTGGTCATCAAGCTGAAGAGTATGGCTATGGCAGAATGGACTCTCGCCTGCACTATGCTCAT GAGCCACAATTATCGTCATCTCACATGTTTGAAATCTATTCAAAGCCCATTTTACTGTGA
- the LOC130954093 gene encoding metacaspase-1-like produces MASRRARCMQCGRPVVVPMQAYNVYILCSGCQGYPQVQPNYPLLNSTPSFINFAPGFSRPYPPPPSPASAYGNKRAVLFGISYAKQDNRIKGAVNDAHCMKYFLIDKLGFPTDSIRMLTDDPEERNPLRIPTMHNMRMAMRWLVEGCRAGDSLVFYYSGHGSRVVDRNMDEVDGYDEAICPVDYEHEGKIIDDEINATIVRPLPRGAKLHALVDTCFSGTVLDLPFMCRMNRKGYYGWEDHRSRRGAYKGTNGGVAVCISACDDDGSAADTSAFSGMESSGALTYSFIQAMQDEAKLTYGRLLNAMRSTIRDAKEGQFGPNYQDYAAMESRLQYAHEPQISSSEKFDIYSKPILM; encoded by the exons ATGGCAAGTAGAAGAGCAAGATGCATGCAGTGTGGAAGGCCTGTGGTGGTGCCAATGCAAGCCTATAATGTTTACATTCTGTGTTCTGGCTGCCAAGGCTATCCACAAGTCCAACCCAACTACCCTTTACTCAACAGCACTCCTTccttcatcaattttgctcctGGCTTTTCGAGGCCTTACCCGCCGCCGCCTTCTCCTGCTTCTGCATATGGTAACAAGAGAGCTGTGTTGTTTGGTATTAGCTATGCTAAGCAAGATAACAGGATCAAAGGCGCTGTCAATGATGCTCACTGCATGAAGTACTTTCTCATTGACAAGTTGGGTTTCCCTACTGATTCCATTCGCATGCTCACAG ATGATCCAGAAGAGAGAAACCCTCTAAGAATTCCAACAATGCACAACATGAGAATGGCGATGAGGTGGTTGGTGGAAGGTTGCCGGGCAGGGGACTCATTGGTGTTCTACTACTCCGGACACGGATCGAGGGTAGTGGACCGTAACATGGATGAGGTTGATGGGTATGATGAAGCAATCTGCCCTGTTGATTATGAGCATGAGGGCAAGATAATTGATGATGAGATCAATGCAACCATCGTCCGCCCTCTGCCACGTGGCGCCAAGCTCCACGCCCTTGTTGATACATGCTTTAGCGGCACTGTTCTTGATTTACCCTTCATGTGCAGGATGAACCG AAAAGGTTATTATGGATGGGAAGATCACAGAAGCCGCAGAGGTGCATACAAAGGCACAAATGGAGGAGTAGCTGTTTGCATTTCAGCTTGTGATGACGATGGAAGTGCGGCAGATACATCG GCATTTAGCGGCATGGAAAGTAGTGGAGCGTTGACTTACAGTTTCATTCAAGCCATGCAAGATGAAGCTAAACTGACTTATGGCCGCTTGCTGAATGCTATGCGCTCCACCATCCGCGACGCTAAGGAAGGACAGTTTGGTCCTAACTACCAAGATTATGCCGCCATGGAATCTCGCCTGCAATATGCTCAT GAGCCACAGATATCTTCATCTGAAAAGTTTGATATTTATTCAAAGCCTATTTTAATGTGA